A stretch of the bacterium genome encodes the following:
- a CDS encoding KamA family radical SAM protein, with the protein MTVHGNSAAGNAGVSQVTEQYPALVSDYYGELANAAGDPISRQVFPDPEEISAVNEGLPEDPVEEERYSPVTNLTHRYADRVLFLVSDRCPVYCRFCTRKRKVGRGLAVTPRTLAAGFQYIAKNPCIRDVLLSGGDPLMLGTEELKSILDQIRHIPHVEIIRIGTRVPAAMPERVTAELASLLAAGGPLYIHTHFNHPAEITVQSREACRILADAGIPLNNQTVLLRGINDDPDILEDLFRNLLAMRVRPYYLFQADKVRGTGHFRTPLMRGVQIMEELFRRTSPMALPTFAVDLPDGGGKVFPSAATVLNPGGADQSILIPDGRAVLYRD; encoded by the coding sequence ATGACCGTTCATGGGAACTCTGCCGCGGGCAATGCGGGAGTGTCACAGGTTACCGAACAATACCCCGCCCTGGTAAGCGACTACTATGGAGAACTGGCCAACGCTGCCGGCGATCCCATTTCCAGGCAGGTATTCCCGGATCCTGAGGAGATTTCGGCGGTAAACGAAGGGCTGCCCGAAGATCCCGTTGAGGAAGAGCGTTACTCTCCGGTGACCAACCTCACCCACCGCTACGCGGACAGGGTCCTGTTCCTGGTCTCGGACCGATGTCCGGTCTACTGCCGCTTCTGCACCCGCAAGCGCAAGGTTGGCCGGGGATTAGCCGTCACCCCCCGGACTCTGGCCGCAGGTTTTCAATACATCGCCAAAAACCCTTGTATCCGCGATGTTCTCCTTTCCGGTGGTGACCCCCTCATGCTCGGCACGGAAGAGTTGAAAAGTATCCTGGATCAGATCCGTCACATCCCCCACGTTGAGATCATCCGGATCGGGACCAGGGTTCCCGCGGCAATGCCGGAGAGAGTCACTGCCGAACTGGCGTCCCTCCTGGCGGCCGGCGGCCCTCTGTACATCCACACCCATTTCAACCATCCCGCGGAGATCACGGTCCAGTCCCGGGAAGCCTGCCGGATCCTGGCCGACGCCGGGATCCCCCTCAACAACCAGACGGTTTTACTCAGAGGGATCAATGACGACCCGGACATCCTGGAGGACCTTTTCCGGAACCTGCTCGCCATGAGAGTCCGCCCCTACTACCTGTTCCAGGCCGACAAGGTGAGAGGCACCGGGCATTTCCGTACCCCCCTTATGCGTGGTGTTCAGATCATGGAGGAGCTTTTCCGACGCACATCACCCATGGCGCTTCCCACCTTCGCCGTAGATCTCCCGGACGGCGGCGGAAAGGTCTTTCCATCCGCCGCCACGGTCCTGAACCCCGGCGGAGCCGACCAGTCAATCCTGATCCCTGATGGACGAGCCGTGCTTTACAGGGATTAA
- a CDS encoding tetrathionate reductase family octaheme c-type cytochrome translates to MNREFLRALAALAILTVILVPAAAIAGYDHSEIEGPFANGPAVTKKCLECHEKEAMDVMRTSHWTWTVEQKIEGTGTVQRGKKNVINNFCVAITSNEPRCTSCHIGYGWKDASFDFTDKTRVDCLACHDTTGTYKKNPKGAGMPMDDVDLLNVARNIGAPSRINCGTCHFYGGGGDKVKHGDLDSSMGNPSRELDIHMSPDGEDFTCQECHESDGHSIKGNAMVVSPTEFNHLGCDSCHGEAVHKESRLNKHAKRVACQTCHIPSFAREFPTKVYWDWSTAGEDREPESDENSMPTYHKMKGTFKWARNIIPTYAWHNEKAGVYTLGDKIDPRKVTPLSWPNGNRKDQDARIYPFKVMEGRQPYDIRNKTLIVPKLFGKGGYWQTYDWDQTARLGMEAVGLPYSGEYGWTGTIMYWKINHMVAPAENSLGCLDCHGDGGRMDWKALGYKKDPMN, encoded by the coding sequence ATGAACAGGGAATTTCTCAGGGCACTGGCGGCCCTGGCCATTCTGACGGTTATCCTTGTTCCCGCGGCAGCCATTGCGGGGTATGACCACAGCGAGATCGAAGGCCCTTTCGCAAACGGCCCGGCGGTGACAAAAAAGTGCCTCGAATGCCACGAGAAAGAGGCCATGGATGTCATGAGGACTTCCCACTGGACCTGGACCGTGGAACAGAAGATCGAGGGCACCGGGACCGTGCAGCGCGGCAAGAAGAACGTCATCAACAACTTCTGCGTCGCGATCACCTCCAACGAACCCCGCTGCACCAGCTGCCACATCGGCTACGGCTGGAAGGACGCTTCCTTCGACTTCACCGACAAGACCCGGGTCGACTGCCTTGCGTGCCACGATACCACCGGCACCTACAAGAAGAACCCCAAGGGCGCCGGCATGCCCATGGATGATGTGGATCTCCTCAACGTGGCACGGAACATCGGAGCCCCCTCCCGGATCAACTGCGGTACCTGTCACTTCTACGGCGGCGGCGGCGACAAGGTAAAACACGGTGACCTGGACAGCTCCATGGGCAATCCGTCCCGGGAACTGGATATCCACATGTCACCCGACGGCGAGGATTTTACCTGTCAGGAATGCCACGAGTCCGACGGCCACAGTATCAAGGGCAACGCCATGGTGGTCTCACCCACCGAGTTCAATCACCTGGGATGCGACAGCTGCCACGGCGAGGCCGTCCACAAGGAGAGCCGGCTCAACAAGCATGCCAAAAGGGTTGCCTGCCAGACCTGCCATATCCCTTCCTTTGCCCGGGAGTTCCCCACCAAGGTCTACTGGGACTGGTCCACTGCCGGCGAGGACCGGGAACCCGAATCCGACGAGAACAGCATGCCCACCTACCACAAGATGAAAGGCACCTTCAAGTGGGCCCGGAACATCATTCCCACTTACGCCTGGCACAATGAAAAAGCCGGGGTGTACACCCTGGGCGACAAGATCGACCCCAGGAAGGTCACCCCCCTGAGCTGGCCAAACGGCAACAGGAAGGACCAGGACGCAAGGATCTACCCCTTCAAGGTCATGGAAGGCCGGCAGCCGTACGACATCAGGAACAAGACCCTCATCGTGCCCAAACTGTTCGGCAAGGGCGGCTACTGGCAAACCTACGACTGGGACCAGACCGCCAGGCTGGGTATGGAAGCGGTGGGGCTGCCCTACAGCGGGGAGTACGGCTGGACCGGCACCATCATGTACTGGAAGA